ttttttccacatttcatttttattaaaactgtcaccatgttgcgAGAGTATGGTGTGAAAtatgtgaagaaaataaaaataaaaaaatttcagtgCTACTATTGCATTCTGTAAAAATGCAGAGTTCACAgtcaaaaacaactaatcagtcaggaggagggtcttggcaCTGCCAATCATCCTCCTGAATGTGGGGGGCAGCAACACGACTCCAACCagatgtgctaatggtggaaaagCAAACATGGCCTTACAGTCATCAGTGCTGGCTacgctaactagctttagcattcgtGGTGAACCAGCTGCTACATAGAGAGCAAGTGGGAGCACCAGAGTCATTGACAGCATCAAGACCCTCCCCTgaactctgattggttgtttctaactGAGCGGTGTATTTCTGAAGCTAATACTTGGAGCACAGGGAGAAGGTggagaggagcttgattttattcagattatttgtctaaaactgtcacaacataattttaacaaatgttttttttttttaataaacattacataCCGCTgcttaaattgtttaatttgtggaccaaagtttaatttttttttaagtcattctTGTCCTGCGGTGAGAGGCCAAACAAAATCCTTTCAGAatcacactttggacaccccgtTCAAACATTAGAGCAGAGAACACCCTCCTCCCCAATCCTGGAGGTTTCCTACCAACCCAACAGCTGGGAAAGGAGGTCAATGAGGCCTTTAGCACCCAGCCTCTTAGCTGCTGTGAAGAACTTCCATCAGAGAGCAGCAGATGTCTCAAACAGAGTCAGGAGGCCACCCAAGATCAGCCAACTGCTCGAGATAACAATGAAGCAGACACGCGCCACAGAGAGCCGTGTTTGGGTTTACGCACCGATAATACAGTCCAAATATGGCTTTTTGCCAAATACCAACAATGTGTCATCAAGAATTATAAGAATCGACCACTGTCAGGACGTTTTGTCTACCAGAAATAAAACtacagaagattaaaaaaaaatttaaaatcagctTCTCTggtcaaaagaaataaaaaaattcaatacaCTAAAATTTAGGAATCACAACGTTTTTTTATCATGCACGAGTTGACTTAAAatctgaagataaaaaaatagacatgtTTGAGttaatgataaaaatcttcaaagGTACTactgccaaaataaaaaaacaaaagaaaagtcattTCCACTCTTATGAGTTATATTCTCATAGACACATGCCGTTAGTGTTTTGATcatctatgaacaaaaaaacactcattttttatatagaaaaatttatatatatatatatttaagacaGACCCAGTCAAGGTGAGAAAAAATTTGgtgattcagatttattttatctctgaaaataaagttgctATGCCGACAAGACTCCAACTGCAGTCAGATTAGTGGAACAATAATcctataaattaaaaattaagctTTGCTAAACTGAACCCAAGCACATGGTTAGAgaagtgggggtgggggggggggggggggatgacAACAATTTAGATTTGGTGAGACGGGGtggcgagaaaaaaaaaaaaaaaaaaaacagacaaacacccCCTCTTCTTTCATTCACTTACTGAAACACCACGGCTGAAGAGTGTGCCAAAACCCAACGGGGATGGGTGTCGGCTCTCCAACACAGCGGTGCTCAAACCTAATGCCCTACTGCCAGAACTGGAGAAATTAAACTACTGGCAGACCATAaaggttcattttaaaaaattttattctagatgttaaattttttttaatccgcATATTGTTAAATctagtttttttaagcacactAAAACGGTAATAAAAAACCCATCCTGCAGCCACCAATTTGAGAAACATAcatattttgtcaagtgccatcatcaaaaacCATCAACACACATCAAATGTGTTAGTCAAtgttattatggttcaaaagcaactctaaacagatgGGTTTAATGCTGGTTTAAAGGAACCGTTTAGCAGTTTATAAAAAATTCAAACCATAAAGGAGGGCTTTATGGTTTGGATAAACCATGGGCTTTATGGATAAACCATATTCATATGGTTTGGAAGGCCATATCTATAAGGGCCTTCCCTTGGCTTGGGAATGCCCCCAAGCCAAGGCCTGGGAATTGCAATTAATTAGGCAATTAATTGCCTTTAAAAGNNNNNNNNNNNNNNNNNNNNNNNNNNNNNNNNNNNNNNNNNNNNNNNNNNNNNNNNNNNNNNNNNNNNNNNNNNNNNNNNNNNNNNNNNNNNNNNNNNNNNNNNNNNNNNNNNNNNNNNNNNNNNNNNNNNNNNNNNNNNNNNNNNNNNNNNNNNNNNNNNNNNNNNNNNNNNNNNNNNNNNNNNNNNNNNNNNNNNNNNNNNNNNNNNNNNNNNNNNNNNNNNNNNNNNNNNNNNNNNNNNNNNNNNNNNNNNNNNNNNNNNNNNNNNNNNNNNNNNNNNNNNNNNNNNNNNNNNNNNNNNNNNNNNNNNNNNNNNNNNNNNNNNNNNNNNNNNNNNNNNNNNNNNNNNNNNNNNNNNNNNNNNNNNNNNNNNNNNNNNNNNNNNNNNNNNNNNNNNNNNNNNNNNNNNNNNNNNNNNNNNNNNNNNNNNNNNNNNNNNNNNNNNNNNNNNNNNNNNNNNNNNNNNNNNNNNNNNNNNNNNNNNNNNNNNNNNNNNNNNGGGGGGGGGAGCAGTAACAGACTACTGATTaggacagacaggaggacaggaaaaaaacaaaaacaaaaaaaagaaacttacgCGTCTTCCACTTCCCCATCCACAGGACTAGGAAGATCTAAGCCAAGGCCTGGGAAGATGGGAATCTCAAATTTATTCAGAAAGCTCAAAAACGCAACATAAAATGAGCTGCTGTTCATGAAGCAAGGGGATGAAATTAGCAGCAATGAATTAACATCAGACCCCGAGGCATAAGATCTAATACTATCAATAAAAAAAGCTCACCAGCATCAGATGAGACGTCTGAGGCGAAAGATGGAACCTTCTCCAGGGGGGGATACTTTCTCCTTTTCGGGGTATCAGATTGGCTGAGAGTGTGAGGGAGTCAAACAAAGACAAATCtatattctgcatatttttttaaaaatgattttgtaactatataaaataaataaataaataaatggtacCTTCCAAGGCCTGCTAAATTGTTCATGTCCTGAGCCAAATTGGTGACCGGAGACAACACAGTCGCTGGTCCGGGGGAGAACAGATTCCTGCAGTGCGAACTCCTTCCGCTGACGTCGGGCAGATTAAGCGAGGAAAGCCCGGGGATCCCATCGGGCCTGCTTTTGAAAGCGACGCTTTGCGGGCTAGCACTGCCGAAACGGGGCTCCATCTTCCCTGCTTCTTAACCTGGATAAATCCCGGAGATAACAGTTTGGGGGTAAATTTTAGCCTGAGCTTTGAGACCAGACGATGCCAATGAGTAAAAACACTCCTAAGTACACGCTATCCCGGAAGCTAACCAGCCAGCTAGCGTGAATttaagaacacattttcaaaaatgcgTCTCCGAAACACCGGTGGTAGGTGACCCGGTGGCTCCGCGCAGACAAAAACGTTCATTCGGCCTTGTAAAAAATATCTAGAGCCACATAATTACTACCTGTGCCAGAGAGCTGAACGACACAGTGTTATCTCTCTGACAGCCCCCTGTTCTCTGAGAAAGCTTGTGGCTGCTCGTATTTATGTTCAAAATAGAACTGCAGAAGCGGCAAAGTTTCATCCAATCAGAAACGCTGTAACATCCAGTTAGCCAATTGGAGCCCAAAACGCCTCTTTCCTGTTGTTCTCCCACCGGATGAGGATGTGacgcaatgttttttttaatgttcttttgtGAAACTTTTGTTAGAATCTTGTGGAAATAGAAATGGAAATTTAGGGTATATAAAAATTGTTTGACTAAactttctttgaattatttttttaagtaataactTGCggacataataaaacaaacaagaatgtgtgtattttttaaatggaggGATTGTGTTTCTAATGtagttgtataaaaaaaaaaacgatggaCATTTTGCATCATCAATTGAAAGACACTGTTAGTGTCTGCATTGTGACTTCATTGTCTGAGTCCTAAATGGCCGCCAGCGCAAAGACTAAATAGTTGTTGTCACCATTCCAGTTCCATAAATATCTCTGAGCACTTCTGTTCCACAATCCTGCCTTACTAGGCTGGGCTAGTCTAGGCTTTGCTTTCTTAAGACTTGCTCAATTCAGATAAAGTAAGGTTATATTATTCCAggataaaggtttttttttatttaatgaactatgcagttgtttcttttttgtgtttatcagattcatttaaaatttatttgtgcATCCAGTGTTGTGCTCTGCTCTAGTCTAAGCGTCAGTGTTCTTTATTGTGGTGAATTAAGCTCCacttttttattacaactgtAGAAATAGGGTTTGAGATGGACACCGTGTATGTCCAAAGAACAGAAAATTGTAGAAGTGATTTACAGAAATGCTCGCATGTAACCAGTTCAACCAGACTGTGTAAGctgtccaaaaaacaaaaccagacagaGGTTATTAGTTCAAAGGGTATTCTGCCTGAGGTTTGTGGGAAACTCTTAGATGTGATTCTGCAACTTCTCTTGCACGGTTGACATGAGTAATGCCATAAATATTTCTCAGGAAGATAACTTTCTCATTTGTGCCTCTATAATGcatttacatttctaaaagagACGACAGGCAAAATTCCAAACCTAACGCCTTAATCCATTGCTGTTTGAATTAGTAATCCCAATAAATTCTGCCAACGTCTGGCTGTGAGTTAGAACACTCGTTCTTGAACATGTTATTGGCTTGGTAGatgtaaataaagttgaatAAAGATCCATGCCGAAGTAAGAGCATGTGACTCAGGATCCACATCCCACATgtgaaaagaggaaacaaaaggtGGGGAATGAGAAGGCGACGCCGTAACGGAGAAAACCTCCTCAAAACTGGAGCTACGTTATGTTTCCGTCTCCCAGCCAACGACTGCTGCAGACAGGAACATGCATGGACAAGCAGGGATAGATGCATGAATGCTATACATTATTATTACATCCTTCTCAGTGGGTCTCCTGACAAAATCCTtcactttgaaacaaaaatcaacaaaatgttgcCCGGACATGAACCGTTCCAGGCATTGTTTAGAGATATTTTCGTCTTAAAAGTATTTACCAGGAAGCGTAATGTGAAAgacatcatgctgtggtgaaGCAGGGACACAAAACCTCATCAGAGTTGGAATTAAGACGGGCGAAGCTAAATTACAGGATTATGTTTCTCAGTTTCAACTCATTTTAATCCACAGTGTAGCACTGTCGTCTCCGTGGATACACAGGTTTCTTAAGTAAGAGACTATGTGCATATAAATAAAtaggtaaataaatacaagagKTTTTGCACAAGCAGGTCGAACAGCGTAGAGATATGTTGCTTTAATTAGTTTGCTGCTGATAGTAGAACTTcttagcaaaataaatacagctaGTTTCACGTCTTCTATCTTAAAGTCATTATGTTATGCTACCTAACCCAGCAGTTTTACTGTTGCTGTttgccatatatatatattttttttatttcatgtgccTTCATATGTTGGAACTGccatttgtgttcagttttgtaaaaatcaatcgTCAGCAGAACTTTTATTGTGTGAAAGGATTTTAGAAGTTTATGAATCATTCCTGCCGGAGTTGATTTAATCACTGAAGTTTACAGCAGTAATTAGCTTTGAGACTACAGGGAGTGGAGCAGTTTTATCATATTCACATGTCAACAGCCGACTCTTTGTACTGGCTCAAGTTAAGTTCTCACATTAAGCCTGGGAAATCTGACTTTTAGGTATAAACATCCAGTGTCAATAAACCCAATGAGAGCAGGTTTCTCCAACTCCAGGCCTCAAGGGTTTGTGTTTCACAACTTTTAAATCTGTCCCTGATTCCTACAAAtctgagattttgttttaaagaaagcGTTTTTATTGAGGGTTAGGTTGCCTTTTGAAACAACTGACTGGTAAACTGTGAAGGAATAAACTGTCGATGAGGTCCTGATTGG
The nucleotide sequence above comes from Poecilia reticulata strain Guanapo unplaced genomic scaffold, Guppy_female_1.0+MT scaffold_756, whole genome shotgun sequence. Encoded proteins:
- the LOC103461202 gene encoding M-phase inducer phosphatase 2-like, with translation MEPRFGSASPQSVAFKSRPDGIPGLSSLNLPDVSGRSSHCRNLFSPGPATVLSPVTNLAQDMNNLAGLGSQSDTPKRRKYPPLEKVPSFASDVSSDAGLGLDLPSPVDGEVEDA